The Halobacteriovorax sp. HLS DNA segment TTTGGTCTTGAGCTTTCTAGTAGTGAAAATTAGAAGGGACTTAAGGTTTCTCTACCTTCTTGCCTGGTTAATGATGAGTTTTTTTCAAACAATTTTCTTGGCCGGACCTATTTATGAAGATCATTTAGTTGGTAGAATGACACTGACTTGCCTACCTCTTCTTTTACTAGGTTACTCTTTATGTATCAAAAAAATTAAGAATCTCTACTTTAAAGCTGTTCTTTCGTTTCTACTTATTGGATGGCAATTCTATGTTTCGTTTACATATGTCATTAAAGAAAATGAGGGACATTATGCGTATGCCCTAGATAAGCTAGTATCTCTTAATAGTTTTTCAAATATTATTTCCGCCAGATTCGCTAAGAATTTTGATATATTCTTTGAAAACTTTCTACTATTTATCACGATAGCAATATTCGCAACTATTATTTCTCTTAGTGGAACTACAAGAAAGTTGTTTGAGAGATTTTGTATTTATTGCTCTATTAGTTTAATTCTTCTATCTGCAATAGACTATAAGAATTCATCAGGTAATGGGAGGAAGTTTTTGATAGAAAGTGATCGTCTAGATAATACTGTTATTGCTAAGGACCCAAAAGGGTATATGTTTGTCTATATAATGGATACTTATGAATCTCTTCTTTTGAATTCTAAGTCAAAAAAGATGAGTGAAAGACTTGTTTCTAAGCGATTTAATTACTTCAAAGAGGTTAAAGGATCTTACTCTCATATTACGCCTGAGTTTGAAAAGGCACTAGAAGATCACAATTATAAATATAAGTTTGATGTGTTCCAGTAAACTTATGGCCATTTTGTAGGGAAGTATTGACCCTTAGTATGATTTGTCATTTTAGACAAAAAGGATAATTGCTTCAAAAGGACTAACGATGTCAGAATTGGAGACTGTAGGGCCGCTCTAAAAGGAACCCACCTAAATGCTACACCTATTGAAGTTGAAGTATTTTCTACACTATGTCAAGTGTAAGCAGGGTTAAAAAAGAAGTCTCCAGCTTCAAGTTCGACTTTTATAAATGGAAGTTTTGCAATAATTCCTTTTCGTGAGTTTTCATCTAGATTATTAAATATTGGATCTGCCATAAACTGAGGCTGTGTGTCTATTATAGGATTAAGAATAGGGGTCCAGTCTTTTGGTAAAGTAAGCCATTTCTTGTTGCCATGGACTTGAATAAAGGAAACATTTGAAATTGCGGTATGAATATTTGTAGAACTTTTCTTTCCACCAATAAATAGTTGAACAGAACTTTCAAGATGTCTCACAGCAAGTGTAGATTTCATAAAGGTTTTGTCAAAGTAATCAAGAAGCTTTGGGTATTTTAGTATTAGTCCCGAAAATTTTGCATACTTAGTTGACCCGGCTTCAATATCTTCACAGATTTGCTTTAAAGGAGCTTCTTTGTATATATAATCATCTGAGTTAGAGTCTAGAAAGGGGAGATTTTCTTCACCATAGTTTTGTCTGAAAAAATCAAGAGACCATTCTTTACAACATGGCCAGTTCTTTGCCACAGATTTTATAACAACAGGTTTTCCTGGTAAAACATAGTTTTTAATGAAATCTGCGTCAGACAGTTCTCCCATCTTATAGGTATCGACTTTTTTAATAATAGTATCATCATTTTTTTCAAGTTTTTTCAATAGTGATTGAGAGAAGCGTACTTTTAATGAATATCTTTTGGGAATGTTGAAAATATATGAGACAAGTTGCTCTATTATCCAAAGAGAGTAGTAGATTATATATTCAAAAATTGAGATGGGTGGAGTCAATATTAAATCCTTTAAATTACTTCTTTATTATGGGGTAGAATAAAGATTTTATTGGGTTAGTAGGATACTTGTCTTCGTCTTTAAATCCTGTCTCAAGACAAGTTTTATTAGGGCCATAGTAAGTTTTAAAGATTACATCGAGAAGAATGAATACTCCTGCATAATTACATCTTTCGTGTTCTTTTGAATGATGCCATCTATGAGTATGAGGAGAAGAGAGGATATGAGATAGAGGAAAGAACTATTTTATATCGCAATTCATGTGAATTAATGGCCCCCAGAATGTTCTAATGACACCGTAAATAACTAGAGGTTCCCACGTTGGAGATAAAATACTCATAATTGGTAAGTTTATAAGAAGACCTTCGATAAAAATGAAAAGAGGATGATTTCTTGCATCGCTAAATTGGTTTAAGTGTTTGGAGCTATGGTGTACCTTGTGAAGTTGCCAAGTAAACCTGTTATGCTTTATGAAACGATGAAATAAGTAGTTAATAAGTTCAAAAGTTATAAAAACGATAAAGAACTGCAAGTAGAGGTTAAAATCTCGAATATTAAAAAGCTCTCTAAGATAAGAAATATTGGCCTGTTCAAAAAAAGTGGTCAAAATTGGCTCAATTTTATCTTCAGAACTAGGTAGTATGATATTATCTATAATAAGAAACCAAAAGAATAAGTCTTGAAAATATCGAAAGCTAAATGTTCTATTTGTTTTTATAGACTTAAAGTATTCTAAGGTGGCCAAGATAATTGAGATAACGGCTAGAAAAATATATTTATTATTTTCAATCAAAATAAATATTTCCATTTTCTTCTCCGTTTTAATTAATCTTATTTTAAAAAGACAGGCCAATAAAGTAAATAGGCTATAACTTCCTTAAAGAATTGACTATGTTAAAAGTTTTACTCTTAAATCCAAGCAATGAAAAAAATGAAATGGTCATTAAAGATCAGTACTGTTCGTTTACCTCTAAAGCCGACTACTTTTGGGTTCCAATTGATCTACTTGTTTTAAGTGGAGATCTATCGAACAGATTTGATCTTAAGGTTATTGATTCTACTGCCCAGCAGATTGATAAAGAGGAAACGATAAAACAGGTAAGGGAATATGATCCAGATCATGTAGTTATACTCTCGTCTTTACTTACTCACGATTATGATAGGGAGCTTATTCGTCAGTTTAGAGAATTTAAGCCTGATCTTAAAACAACATTTCTAGGGGATGTATTCTATTTCTCTAGAGATGAAATGATTAAATTTGATGAGGTTGACTCAATTATTTACGAATATCCTTGTCCGGAGCTGAGTGAATATATTGCAGGAGAAGAT contains these protein-coding regions:
- a CDS encoding cupin-like domain-containing protein, which codes for MTPPISIFEYIIYYSLWIIEQLVSYIFNIPKRYSLKVRFSQSLLKKLEKNDDTIIKKVDTYKMGELSDADFIKNYVLPGKPVVIKSVAKNWPCCKEWSLDFFRQNYGEENLPFLDSNSDDYIYKEAPLKQICEDIEAGSTKYAKFSGLILKYPKLLDYFDKTFMKSTLAVRHLESSVQLFIGGKKSSTNIHTAISNVSFIQVHGNKKWLTLPKDWTPILNPIIDTQPQFMADPIFNNLDENSRKGIIAKLPFIKVELEAGDFFFNPAYT
- a CDS encoding sterol desaturase family protein — encoded protein: MEIFILIENNKYIFLAVISIILATLEYFKSIKTNRTFSFRYFQDLFFWFLIIDNIILPSSEDKIEPILTTFFEQANISYLRELFNIRDFNLYLQFFIVFITFELINYLFHRFIKHNRFTWQLHKVHHSSKHLNQFSDARNHPLFIFIEGLLINLPIMSILSPTWEPLVIYGVIRTFWGPLIHMNCDIK